From the Bdellovibrio reynosensis genome, one window contains:
- a CDS encoding SDR family oxidoreductase translates to MKKETVLVIGASGTVGSEVGSSLKAQGYTVKSATSKKASGENSVYLNLATGEGINSAFEGVDRAFLLSPPGYADQYRMLSPLIQEAKRRGLRKVVLMTAMGANAVETAPFRKAEIELEKSGLAYNIVRPNWFMQNFNTFWVEGIKQHGKILLPVGTAKTSFIDAKDISDVVTKLLISDEFNNQAFDITGPEALNHDEVAALISEATGKKIVYSEIQPAELKKAFFVAGMPEDYSDFLLMILGFLKEGYNAGITDGVKRILGREPRTMKNYAKEYRSSWV, encoded by the coding sequence ATGAAAAAAGAAACTGTTTTAGTCATTGGTGCTTCAGGCACTGTAGGTTCTGAGGTCGGAAGTTCATTAAAAGCTCAAGGTTACACCGTTAAATCTGCAACCAGCAAAAAAGCGAGCGGTGAAAATTCCGTTTATTTAAATTTAGCTACTGGCGAAGGCATCAATTCAGCCTTTGAAGGTGTGGATCGTGCCTTTTTACTTTCTCCTCCGGGATACGCCGATCAATACAGAATGTTGTCGCCGCTGATTCAAGAAGCGAAACGCCGTGGTCTTAGAAAAGTTGTTTTAATGACTGCTATGGGTGCTAACGCTGTTGAAACGGCCCCGTTTCGCAAAGCTGAAATTGAATTAGAAAAATCAGGTTTGGCTTATAACATCGTTCGCCCTAACTGGTTTATGCAAAACTTCAATACTTTCTGGGTTGAGGGGATCAAGCAGCACGGAAAAATACTTTTACCTGTGGGCACAGCCAAAACTAGTTTTATCGACGCCAAAGATATTTCTGATGTGGTTACAAAGTTACTAATAAGTGATGAATTTAATAATCAAGCTTTTGATATCACCGGACCTGAAGCCTTAAATCATGATGAAGTTGCAGCGCTGATTTCAGAAGCTACAGGCAAAAAGATTGTTTATTCTGAAATTCAACCTGCGGAACTTAAAAAAGCTTTTTTCGTCGCAGGAATGCCTGAAGACTATTCTGACTTTTTATTGATGATCTTAGGTTTTTTAAAAGAAGGCTACAATGCGGGAATTACTGACGGAGTGAAGCGAATCTTAGGTCGTGAGCCGCGCACGATGAAAAATTACGCCAAAGAATATCGATCATCTTGGGTATAA
- a CDS encoding DUF6629 family protein, whose product MCFSATVSYGAATVLVATGTITTLKNKLKEQRMIAAIPFLFGIQQAAEGIVWQTLRTDSAAFLGHIGSVLFVTVALVIWPSWLPWSLYQIEQNEKRKRILKAIGIMGLIVSCLAAWVLSASEVHAYQTGHSLGYTFHNVRRFWPASLDFLLYDIPTLVPFFVSSLRTVKIAGVLVFLGMMVAAIVNREASTSIWCFFAALISFYIAWNVLWVQRGRIA is encoded by the coding sequence ATGTGTTTCTCAGCGACAGTCAGTTATGGTGCCGCCACAGTTTTAGTCGCGACCGGCACCATCACCACTCTAAAAAACAAATTAAAAGAACAAAGGATGATCGCGGCGATTCCTTTTTTATTTGGCATCCAACAAGCGGCTGAGGGAATCGTGTGGCAAACGCTACGAACCGATTCTGCAGCCTTTCTGGGGCATATTGGCAGTGTTCTTTTCGTGACGGTCGCTTTGGTGATCTGGCCAAGCTGGTTACCCTGGTCGCTTTATCAAATAGAGCAAAACGAAAAAAGAAAAAGGATATTAAAAGCCATTGGGATCATGGGCCTAATAGTGTCTTGTTTGGCGGCTTGGGTTCTTTCTGCTTCAGAAGTTCATGCCTATCAAACAGGCCATAGCTTGGGGTACACTTTTCACAATGTCAGAAGATTCTGGCCCGCCAGTCTTGATTTTCTTCTTTACGATATTCCCACTTTAGTACCCTTCTTCGTTTCAAGTCTGCGCACAGTGAAAATAGCCGGTGTATTAGTATTTTTAGGAATGATGGTCGCTGCCATCGTTAACCGCGAAGCAAGCACTTCGATTTGGTGCTTCTTTGCAGCATTAATCAGCTTTTATATCGCTTGGAATGTGCTGTGGGTGCAAAGAGGAAGAATTGCGTAA
- a CDS encoding gamma-glutamylcyclotransferase: MDAHYGKVMQARDQIKDGGSRLYFAYSGVLDRQAFEIWAEEHSYQFFKLPEGQVAEAKGVDLIFDFPSRWWGGRVAGLTEKTGSSVFGRLFEIPAKEWPIIQHKEGVVTGMSVEKILTVTVDGKEFEATVFVTSPSRQSLDGPVSDRYLEALVRGAKASGLPQTYVDSLPTKAK, translated from the coding sequence ATGGACGCTCATTATGGCAAAGTGATGCAAGCACGAGATCAAATTAAAGACGGCGGAAGCAGACTCTATTTTGCTTACTCTGGTGTTTTAGATCGTCAGGCTTTTGAAATCTGGGCCGAAGAACACAGCTATCAATTTTTTAAATTGCCAGAAGGCCAAGTGGCTGAAGCAAAAGGTGTTGATTTGATTTTTGATTTCCCTTCACGCTGGTGGGGCGGTCGTGTGGCAGGATTGACGGAAAAAACAGGATCCTCTGTCTTCGGAAGACTGTTTGAAATTCCGGCGAAAGAATGGCCTATCATTCAACACAAAGAAGGTGTTGTGACAGGAATGTCAGTAGAAAAAATTTTAACTGTGACAGTCGACGGAAAAGAATTTGAAGCCACCGTATTTGTGACTTCGCCAAGCCGTCAAAGTCTTGATGGTCCTGTAAGTGATAGATACCTTGAAGCTCTGGTTCGCGGCGCAAAAGCGTCTGGACTGCCACAGACTTATGTGGATTCGTTACCCACAAAAGCCAAATAA
- a CDS encoding bifunctional helix-turn-helix transcriptional regulator/GNAT family N-acetyltransferase — protein sequence MKFFDQVGKMAMGTRIRFLGDKITQDAAQIYKVYDNALQPKWFPVFYVLSSDGESTVTAIAEYIGHSHASVSKILAEMSKAGLVLEKTDPKDRRKTKISLSKKGKEIANNISDQFQDVGAAIEEISAQTTHNLWAAIEEWEYFLAQKSLLERVIEKKKQRESISVKIESYKPKYKEAFFKLNEEWISKYFKMEQPDRDALGNPKGYILDKGGAIFVATLNGEPVGVCALIKRDDLNCFELAKMAVSPKAQGKNIGYLLGKACIEKAEELKTDRLFLESNTILKPAIRLYEKLGFKKVVGPPTPYERCNIQMELRLNTGN from the coding sequence ATGAAATTCTTTGATCAAGTTGGCAAAATGGCGATGGGGACACGGATACGTTTTCTTGGGGATAAAATAACTCAAGACGCGGCACAGATTTATAAGGTGTACGACAACGCTCTTCAGCCCAAGTGGTTCCCCGTATTTTATGTTTTATCTTCAGATGGTGAAAGTACGGTTACGGCTATTGCAGAATATATTGGTCATTCCCATGCCTCCGTCAGCAAAATCCTGGCCGAAATGTCTAAAGCCGGCCTTGTCTTAGAAAAGACCGATCCAAAGGACCGCAGAAAAACTAAAATTTCTTTATCAAAAAAAGGCAAAGAGATCGCCAACAATATCTCTGATCAGTTTCAGGATGTAGGCGCTGCAATTGAAGAAATCTCTGCCCAAACCACTCACAATCTGTGGGCCGCTATCGAAGAATGGGAATATTTCTTAGCGCAGAAGTCTTTATTAGAACGAGTCATCGAAAAGAAAAAGCAGCGGGAATCCATCTCGGTTAAAATTGAATCCTATAAGCCAAAATACAAAGAGGCCTTTTTTAAACTCAATGAAGAATGGATCTCTAAATATTTTAAAATGGAACAGCCGGATCGTGACGCTTTAGGAAATCCCAAAGGTTACATTTTGGACAAGGGCGGGGCGATCTTTGTAGCCACTCTAAACGGGGAACCGGTTGGAGTTTGTGCGTTGATTAAACGCGATGACCTGAATTGTTTTGAATTAGCCAAAATGGCTGTTTCACCAAAAGCCCAAGGGAAAAACATCGGATACTTACTTGGTAAAGCGTGCATTGAAAAAGCGGAAGAATTAAAAACGGATCGTCTTTTCTTAGAAAGTAATACGATCTTAAAGCCTGCCATTCGACTTTACGAAAAATTAGGTTTTAAAAAAGTGGTGGGACCACCTACTCCCTATGAACGTTGCAATATTCAGATGGAACTAAGATTAAACACGGGGAACTAA